GATCAAACACTTCAGGAAAGCaatcaaacaataattttaaactttCTCCCTTAGCCTCTgatttagtttcaattttttttttccctaacaCCAAACAAGGACAATAGTAATTTTGGCTTTCACAAACATTTCCAGTGTTCCTCACACAAACTCAAAGAATCTGTAAGGGATACAATAAGAAAAAACCGAAAATAAGACGAGAAAAGAAAACCTGTAATTACCTGGAACTACTGCCCTTGAACTGGTGGACATGGGCATCCACCTGTTTGAATTCCACAGTCTGTTGTTCACTGCACAAATTGAGAAATAACACAATCATTctctgaaaatgaaaatttcggAAATACATCTCCAAATTCGGTCAGAAATATAAGAACTATagggctttgtttggttgctaaggAAAGGCAGttaaagagaagaagaagaattttctcagcaaccaaacaggggGTAAAGGGAAATAAATTCTTACAGAGCTTTGGCCATATTGTTGACGAGTTTCTCAGAATCGTCGAAGAAGAGAGAAACCACTTCAAACACGAAATCTGGGTTGTTCTCATCTTGCAGCTTCTGAAGCTGAGTGAACTGATCATCCAGAAACCCCTTTTCCCCACCACCAAGAACAAGTCCAGCATTAGAGAAAACCTtcaataaaggaaaaagaagctCCAACCCTCcatttggttgccgagaaaacaCGGgaaagtaacaaaaataaataaataaataaatagatcaaAACCCAAGATTTAAAGCTTCTTTCCCTTTACTCTCcacggcaaccaaacagagaacAAAATCTGACCAACACCAACCGAAAAACCAACTCCAACCCGCCATTCCTTTTCCCAAGAAACACATgaataagaagggaaaaaaaaatcaaaacataaaGCCAAACTTTTCACTTTTCTCCTCCACAgtttctcagcagccaaacagaGACCAAAAGCACAGACCCAAATGAAAACACTTCATCTTTACTGCAGTACAAAgcaaagcaaaacaaaacaataacaataatatataaaacaaaatactgACTTCACGAAACAGAGAAGCAGTGTAATCAGTGAATTGTCTCTGCAACTGCCCAACATCCATGGTTGTTTGTTTTCTGTCTCACAAAGTAATCCTCTATCTGAACAGTTTTCAGATCTTAATTCCGCAACTTTCGaagtaatttatatattttccaaaacacCCAAAGTAATTTATGTACTCTCAATTCTCAAAGCAATGAAACTGTCTCAATTAATCTATTCCATACGTTAAGGAAAATGCTTTGGATTTCTAAATTTACTATttgactttaaaataaataaaaaaaattaatatctgcCTTTTTATGAGCTAATATTTTTAGGACACGTGACAATAGCTCctcaaatttgattatttaattaatttacttctAAAAGAGCCAATTTTTCAAGAGtttgaaattctaaaatttgaaaataaggcaaatttaataatatattttaattaatttattaaaaagttattttttaatgaaaaagggTAGTTGCTATTTTTGTAGAAAGTggattaatgaaaattaatgttgtgaaaaataaggaaaaaatgtaaggaaattcccccccaaaaaaaaaggtttttttaaggaaaataaaaaataaaaagatttactGCTTTTGGGATATTATtaccaaaataaagttttttaacTTCCACCTTTTAAGGCACTGGGGTTAGTCCTCTCAAGGAACCACAGCCGTACGATCTTCTTTCAGTTCCACTACGAATTGGTGGGATTCTCCACTGTGGAGTGCAAGTTTGTGTCACATCTGGGCCGT
Above is a genomic segment from Vitis riparia cultivar Riparia Gloire de Montpellier isolate 1030 chromosome 7, EGFV_Vit.rip_1.0, whole genome shotgun sequence containing:
- the LOC117919390 gene encoding histidine-containing phosphotransfer protein 1-like, which gives rise to MDVGQLQRQFTDYTASLFREGFLDDQFTQLQKLQDENNPDFVFEVVSLFFDDSEKLVNNMAKALEQQTVEFKQVDAHVHQFKGSSSSIGAHRVKNVCVTFRNFCEQQNTEGCKRCLQQLRHEYSLLKSKLETLFRLEQQIIAAGGSIPMVE